GAGGTTGGTGCTAGCCCTGCAAAGTGCAGTATCCATGGAATCCAACCACGGAAGAATTGGATACCTTACCATATCATTAAATGATAAGACAATCATGCTGGATAGTTGTAGAACTTATCTTGTTTTCGACGAGAAGCAAACAAAAATCCATAGGATAGCAGAATCTGTTTTAAATCTAAAGAAAAAAGTGATGTTCATCTCTCGTCTCCACCCTGATCTTATCAGGGAGAAAATTATCGGGGAGATCGCAGAAGCGATATGGTTGAGCGAGAGACCCGGCGAGAGAAGCGTTTCGCCACAGCAGCTAGGAAGACTGTTACAAAGGATCACCACATTTGTAAAGAAAGAGAGCTCAGCTGTCGTATTCCTCGATGGTCTCGAGTACCTTTCATTGTTCAACGATTTTCAGAGACTCCAGATGTTCGTTGAACACCTTAACGACATTACTATGGAATCACGTGCAATTCTCGTGGTTGCAGTGGATCCCCGATTGTTTGATCAGCGCTCATTGGCAAAGCTTCGCAGATTTGCTGAGATTGTATCTTAGAAAGACGATCGATTAGTTCTTCAGCGCTATTCATTTTCAATACCGACGAGATCTTTTCGAGATCTTTCTGTTCCAATGTCAGCGGGTCTATGCAGATCAACATGGTGGAATTCGAATACGAGAGTACTCTGTCTAACTCGTTTAATGCGCCAATAATCCTTCCCATGTCGTTCCAAATGAGGAGATATTCAAGGCCATCCAAGAAAACAACAGTATCTCTATTCTCCTTTAGCCACGTTTTGACTATCCTCGTCAATTGACCAAGAGATCTTGGCGAGATAACATGCTTTCCCTTACACCCGCTGAGCCAGTAACATTCTACATTCTTCAGATCGAATTTGCTACACACATATTCGGGATGAAGACGGGTAATACATAATCCGCGCTCATATCCCTCCATCAATTTAGCTAATACATGAAAACCCTTTCGGGGGTAACCCTCAACAACAAGGGATATACGCAACCTCTCTCCAGAGACTGGCATTTAATGTCCTCCTTTCAGATTTCCTTATCTGCTCCCTTTTTTTAATCTTGAAGATATTTAAACCCAATTTGAGCATGCTATTTTTCATTTCCAACCGCCTATTACGAAACTTTTTTTCCATTAATGTTAATGATATCTTGTGAATCGCTCCGTGCGCCGCTGCAACAGAAAGTATCTCTTAAGCAGTGATGAGAGAGTCATACTCCACCTCCTTGCATACCACAAGTTCCACCAGGATGATACAGCTCCGAGGGCGATCACGCAGGAGGGAATCGCGTCGGCCACAAATATCGGCAGAAATAATGTTTCGAAGATCGTCACCTCGCTTGCAAATCAGGGTGATGTGGAGATTCGAACAAAACACGTCAAAGGATTACCGAGTGTGAGACGCGTTTACGCTCTCACACCAAAGGGATTCAAAAGAGCGCTTGCCTTAAAGGAAGAAATCGAAAAAACAGAAGTCACTGTTGTTGACTTCAACGGTAATGAAACGAACGAATCTGTTGGAAATCTCAACATCTTTCTTCCAAAAAGTTACACACTTCTCGAACTGGCGATGGGCGTCATTAGGGGTAGATTTGACTGCACGGCGTTCCATAATATGAAAATTAAAGAAGAGAGACGATTCGTCGATTACACGGACAGAAAACCGACTATCAGAACCTTTGTTGGCAGGGAAAATGAACTGAAAAAGTTGAATGACTTCTTGGAATCCAGTCGGACCAAAGTCATCGTAGTGTATGGAATTCCAGGTATCGGCAAAACAACGCTCCTGGCTAAATTCGCACAAGAAGTGAGGAATAAGATTAATGTCTTCTGGTATCGCTTGAACGACTGGGTCACCCAAAAGATCTTCTTAACACCGCTCGCCGAGTTTCTTTCTCAGATGGGAAAAAAGGGGTTGGAGAGATTCATCTCACAAACAGAAAATCCGTCAATCGGCGAGATATGCCACATACTCGAGACGGACCTCAAAGATGCCAATGCGCTCATACTTATCGACGACGTTCATAAAGCCGATGCGAGGATCATTGAGCTCCTGAGAGCATTCTTAGGGATTATCGATCATCTCCCTGGGATCAAGGTCGCGTGCACTAGCCGTGAAGTTCCTAACTTCTATACGCGGAAAGACGTCTTCAGCGGACTTGTTGAAGAGATTGCACTTGAGGGACTTGACAAAGAGAGTAGCATAAAAATACTCAAGAGCAGATCGATTCCAGATCGATATCTTGATGATCTCGTCAAAGCGACAAAAGGCCACCCGCTCTTTCTCGAGTTGGTCGATGAACCGAGCGGGATTCTTGACAAGAACATGAGGATGTTCATTGAACAAGAAGTCTATTCAAAACTGGATCTTGCCGAGCGACGCATCCTAGAGATCGCTTCTGTATTTAGATATCCTGTACCAGTT
This genomic stretch from Methanomassiliicoccales archaeon harbors:
- a CDS encoding DUF835 domain-containing protein, with the protein product MLDSCRTYLVFDEKQTKIHRIAESVLNLKKKVMFISRLHPDLIREKIIGEIAEAIWLSERPGERSVSPQQLGRLLQRITTFVKKESSAVVFLDGLEYLSLFNDFQRLQMFVEHLNDITMESRAILVVAVDPRLFDQRSLAKLRRFAEIVS